CCAATCGCCACGAACCGTCGTGCACCCATGCCCGCCCCCTTGGCCATCTGGACGGCAGCATTGCCCCCCACAGCTTCGGCCTTGAGCGAGGTGAGCCCCGGTAGCGCGAGCGTGGCACCGAGGGACTGGAGAATAAAACGACGACGATTCATGAAGGTTCAGTGGGCGGGGCCTTGAGTAATCGCCCGGACATTGCGATTCTTTGCAAGAAAGTCGCTCCCAAGGGGAGTGAGGCAGGCCGGATTCCACCTAGCTACAGAGATCGTCAGAACTCCTCCTCAACTCCACATTTCGACCTGGGTTGACGAAGGGATCAGATCAGGCTGCCAATGCGAAGCGTAATCCCGTGGACTGCAAACTTCCCCCGATTAGCGGCAGCCAAGATACCCTCACCTCACCCACCATGCCTAGCGCACCCCCAATCCCCACTTCCCCGCAAACGGAACTGCTCCGCGCCGCCTACGCCGCCTTCAATGCGCGGGACATCGCCGCTGCCGTTTCCCTCATGACACCAGACGTGACCTGGCCGCGAGCGTTCAAGGGTGGCTTTGTCCGCGGACCTGAGGAAGTCGGTGCTTACTGGCAAGAACAGTGGAGTGAGATCGATCCAAAAGTGGAGCCGCTGGCATTCTATCCAGACGAAGACGACCGTATCCTGGTCGAGGTGCATCAGGTGGTTCGCGACCTCGCAGGCACCGTTCTTGCCGATGAGCGGGTGGGCCATCGCTTCACCCTTGAGAGTGGATTGATTCAAGGCATGGAGGTCTGCTCTCTCCCATTGGCTCCCGCTGTCTAGGAAGCAAAGGCGCAGACAAGTACAGGGAAACTACAGGGCCTGATCGACTTCAAAGGAGCGTTTTGCAGTATAAGAACTCTGTTGAGGGACACATGCCAACTCGCGTAAAGGGCACCTCCGGAAACCTCAGAAGGGCCGAAGGTCCGCCCAATACCAGCCGGGGTCGAAGGCCCCGGTATCCGTCAGGAAAGGGATGGAGGGCTGAAAGTCCGTCCTATCAAGTTATTCCAGACCTCGCAACACCCCTGTTTTCTTCAAAGGGATAGTTTCCGGGAGTGCCCTAAACACACCGAACATCCGCTTCAATCCTAAAGTGAAGTGCGGCATTGGGCACTTCACTACCTTCTGTCCCAGGCAGTGTAGTCCTCGTCGCTCATGTTTTTTATGTCCCAGTCA
The sequence above is a segment of the Verrucomicrobiia bacterium genome. Coding sequences within it:
- a CDS encoding nuclear transport factor 2 family protein gives rise to the protein MPSAPPIPTSPQTELLRAAYAAFNARDIAAAVSLMTPDVTWPRAFKGGFVRGPEEVGAYWQEQWSEIDPKVEPLAFYPDEDDRILVEVHQVVRDLAGTVLADERVGHRFTLESGLIQGMEVCSLPLAPAV